From Paenibacillus graminis, a single genomic window includes:
- a CDS encoding HAD family hydrolase, whose translation MAVLYVNDLAIPCKGILFDKDGTLLDLLETWGTWADLMLRGLENQLALIGKDSSGSGPGLAKVLGTVHDGAGRVIGYDPAGPLSMATAEETNGILAWQLYTAGIAWNEALARVTAIGKEAMNELRRQRKAHPLPELLPFLQQCAAASLKLGVVTSDGAVTTSEQLEWMGIAGYFDTVVTRDRVTHGKPAPEMAETACRELGLDPEETVIIGDSNADMQLGKGAGLRLSIGISPSGSTAHLLEADTVISGYHQLRLTI comes from the coding sequence ATGGCTGTACTGTATGTAAATGATCTGGCCATACCCTGCAAGGGCATTTTGTTCGACAAGGACGGCACCTTGCTTGATCTGCTTGAGACCTGGGGAACCTGGGCTGATCTGATGCTGAGGGGGCTGGAGAACCAGTTGGCGTTAATCGGAAAAGACAGCTCTGGCTCCGGCCCGGGCCTTGCCAAGGTGCTGGGCACGGTGCATGACGGCGCCGGGCGGGTGATCGGCTATGATCCTGCCGGGCCGCTGTCCATGGCTACCGCGGAGGAGACCAATGGCATTCTGGCCTGGCAGCTGTATACAGCGGGAATTGCCTGGAACGAAGCGCTTGCCCGGGTAACGGCCATCGGCAAGGAAGCGATGAACGAGCTGCGCCGCCAACGGAAGGCACATCCCCTGCCGGAGCTGCTGCCGTTTCTCCAGCAGTGTGCCGCAGCTTCATTGAAGCTTGGCGTCGTTACTTCCGATGGGGCGGTGACCACCAGCGAGCAGCTGGAATGGATGGGGATTGCCGGTTATTTTGACACGGTGGTTACAAGAGACCGTGTCACCCACGGCAAGCCCGCACCAGAAATGGCGGAGACCGCCTGCCGGGAGCTGGGCCTTGACCCGGAGGAGACTGTGATTATCGGCGACAGTAATGCCGATATGCAGCTGGGCAAAGGTGCGGGCCTGCGCCTGTCCATTGGCATATCGCCATCCGGGAGCACGGCTCACCTGCTGGAGGCGGACACTGTCATTTCCGGCTATCATCAGCTTCGTCTCACAATCTGA
- a CDS encoding NAD-dependent protein deacylase yields MDPLQTLVSWIKDSGSIVFFGGAGTSTESGIPDFRSAAGLYQTQHNSPYPPEVMLSRSFFMSSPDIFFDFYRSKMIHPEAKPNGAHQLLAQLERDGKLKAVITQNIDGLHQLAGSRRVLELHGSIHRNHCMDCSRYYGLDQVLASEAGVPRCPECGGIIKPDVVLYEEELDHDVLVESVAAIAAADLLIIGGTSLTVQPAASLITYFRGRHTVLLNGDPTPYDHQADLIITDRIGAVMGKIQELL; encoded by the coding sequence ATGGACCCATTGCAGACACTGGTTTCCTGGATTAAGGACAGCGGCAGCATTGTTTTTTTTGGAGGGGCGGGAACATCCACAGAAAGCGGAATCCCGGATTTCCGCTCAGCGGCAGGGCTGTATCAGACACAGCACAATTCTCCTTATCCGCCTGAGGTAATGCTGAGCCGCAGCTTTTTTATGTCCTCCCCGGACATTTTTTTTGACTTTTACCGCAGCAAAATGATTCACCCGGAAGCGAAGCCGAACGGGGCGCATCAGCTTCTTGCCCAGCTGGAGCGTGACGGCAAGCTCAAAGCGGTCATTACGCAAAACATCGACGGCCTGCATCAGCTCGCCGGGAGCCGGCGCGTGCTGGAACTGCATGGCTCGATTCACCGCAACCATTGTATGGATTGCTCGCGTTATTACGGGCTGGACCAGGTGCTTGCCTCCGAGGCCGGAGTTCCGCGCTGCCCGGAATGCGGGGGGATCATCAAGCCGGATGTGGTGCTCTATGAAGAGGAGCTGGATCATGATGTTCTTGTTGAATCGGTCGCGGCCATTGCAGCTGCGGATCTGCTCATTATCGGAGGGACTTCGCTTACGGTGCAGCCGGCAGCCAGCCTGATTACTTATTTCCGGGGCCGGCACACGGTGCTGCTGAACGGCGATCCGACTCCGTATGATCATCAGGCCGATCTGATTATTACAGACCGGATCGGAGCTGTGATGGGGAAGATCCAGGAACTGCTGTAA
- the mgrA gene encoding L-glyceraldehyde 3-phosphate reductase — MVYVASDERYEGMRYNRTGRSGLKLPAISLGLWHNFGGINTYENGREMITRSFDLGITHFDLANNYGPPAGSAEEMFGKVLARDLAPYRDEMIISTKAGYYMWPGPYGDWGSRKYMLASLDQSLKRLGLDYVDIFYSHRPDPETPLEETMGALDTAVRSGKALYVGLSNYTAEQTVEAVRILTSLGTPLLIHQPRYSMLDRWIEGGLQDVLEEHGIGSIAFTPLAQGLLTSKYLNGIPEDSRAAGPSAFLNESRITPDVLRKIHALNQLAVSRGLSLAQFALLWTLRGGRITSALIGASRVSQIEENIAALSHGEFSQEELDRIETILKTDSE; from the coding sequence ATGGTATATGTGGCTAGCGATGAACGGTATGAAGGAATGCGTTACAACCGCACGGGCAGATCCGGCCTCAAGCTTCCGGCAATTTCCCTGGGACTTTGGCATAATTTTGGCGGCATTAATACCTATGAAAATGGCCGGGAGATGATCACCCGCTCGTTCGACCTCGGGATTACCCATTTTGATCTTGCCAATAACTATGGGCCGCCTGCCGGGTCGGCGGAGGAAATGTTCGGCAAGGTGCTTGCCCGTGACCTGGCTCCCTACCGTGATGAGATGATTATTTCAACCAAGGCAGGGTATTATATGTGGCCCGGCCCCTATGGGGACTGGGGTTCACGTAAATACATGCTCGCGAGCCTCGACCAGAGCCTGAAGCGGCTGGGGCTGGATTATGTGGATATTTTTTATTCGCACCGGCCTGACCCGGAGACGCCGCTGGAAGAAACAATGGGTGCTCTGGATACAGCGGTCCGTTCCGGCAAGGCGCTGTATGTCGGGCTGTCCAATTATACGGCGGAGCAGACCGTGGAGGCTGTCCGTATTCTGACCAGCCTCGGCACGCCGCTGCTGATCCATCAGCCGCGGTATTCCATGCTGGACCGCTGGATCGAAGGCGGGCTGCAGGATGTGCTCGAGGAGCACGGCATCGGAAGCATCGCCTTCACCCCGCTGGCGCAGGGCCTGTTGACCAGCAAATATCTGAACGGGATTCCGGAGGATTCCCGCGCGGCGGGCCCGTCCGCTTTTCTGAACGAAAGCCGGATTACCCCCGATGTGCTGCGCAAAATTCACGCGCTCAATCAGCTTGCCGTCTCCCGCGGCCTGTCGCTGGCGCAGTTTGCGCTGCTCTGGACTCTGCGCGGCGGCCGGATTACCTCTGCGCTGATCGGTGCCAGCCGGGTCAGCCAAATTGAAGAGAATATCGCCGCATTATCCCACGGCGAGTTCTCGCAGGAG